TAATAAAGTTTGTAGATATTGACTATTGATCCACCATGCACAATCATGTCTAACTTCAGACATTAAGCCTGCTTTACTCCATAGATGAGTGCTTTCTGGTAATCCTGCCCCTAAAAAACCATCTATTTGATTAAGAGAATCGTTTTTAAGAACAACCTTATTTAAATTTCTTTTTAAAAAACTTCTTAAATTTAAGTCATTCTTTTGATAATCAATATGAACCATAATTTCCTCCAAAACCCTTGCAGCTGAATCAGTAGTCATTGCATTTCTATTTTTATTTTCATATCCATAAAATTCTTTTTCACGACCAAATGGTCCATCATCCCAAGTCTTCTGACAGCAATTAATCCCAATCAGTTCCTCCCAATGTGAATCATGCAGCCAATCATTTATTATACTTCTTTGGTATTTCCAATTTTCCCATAATTCTCCCTCAATACAGGGTCCACTCGTGGTTCCAGTAAGTAAATCAATTAAAAAGCTTGTCGCATTATTACTCGAGAAAGATAACATTTTCCGCACAGCATCGATGATCTCATCTGTTAATAATAAACTTCCTTTTTCAATCCAATAATATGCCGCAAGGGCATAAACCAATTTGACTACACTGGCAGGATAAAACATTTTTTTATTATTAATCCCAGATCCAAAACCTTTAAATACAACCTTATTTTCACTTTTGTAGTTGATCCAAGTTATGGCAATATCTTCTCTTGAAAAATCTTTATTATAGGTGCATACTCTCCCTAAAATATCATTTAAGGCTAGACCCATCTCTTTATTTAAATAGTAGAAGGACATTTTATGGAAAATTATAAAGACCTTACCTCACTATTTAAACAAACTAATTTTTCAAAGACTATTTGGTGGAAATTAAAAGTTAATATTTCTGGATATCAAAATGCAACAGAAAATAAGTTAGTGACAGAAATTTGTAAAAACAGAATTTTTAAACTGGTTTATCCAAATATTCATCAACAAAACCAAAATTTTTCAAGGATTCTAGTTCAACTTTATGAAGATGGTTACCTCTGTTGGATAAATTTAGATGGATTGATTATTGAGAAATGCGAATTAAGAAAATCTGAGAATATAAACAATGAATACTCATTTATAAAACAAAAAGTTCCCTTAATTCTAAAATGGATCCAAGATCAATCTAAGTTAACTAATGAATATCTTTGGGGAGGTACATTAGGACCAAATTTTGATTGTTCAGGCTTAATTCAGACTGCTTTTTTGACACATCATATTAATATACCTAGAGACTCTTATCAAATCAAAAGTTTTTGTAAACACCTTTTTTATTTCAAAGAATTTAACAGAAAACTTCAACCAGGAGACCTCTTTTTCTTCGGAACCAAAGGAAAATGTGATCACGTTGGAATCTACAAAGGAGATGGATTGTATTATCACAGCTCTGGTAAAGAGTTTGGAAGAAATGGAATAGGATTAG
This window of the Prochlorococcus sp. MIT 1314 genome carries:
- a CDS encoding C40 family peptidase — encoded protein: MENYKDLTSLFKQTNFSKTIWWKLKVNISGYQNATENKLVTEICKNRIFKLVYPNIHQQNQNFSRILVQLYEDGYLCWINLDGLIIEKCELRKSENINNEYSFIKQKVPLILKWIQDQSKLTNEYLWGGTLGPNFDCSGLIQTAFLTHHINIPRDSYQIKSFCKHLFYFKEFNRKLQPGDLFFFGTKGKCDHVGIYKGDGLYYHSSGKEFGRNGIGLDTIKETNDPISLHYQSKLISAGRLVRSYRWDKTIR
- a CDS encoding serine hydrolase; this encodes MSFYYLNKEMGLALNDILGRVCTYNKDFSREDIAITWINYKSENKVVFKGFGSGINNKKMFYPASVVKLVYALAAYYWIEKGSLLLTDEIIDAVRKMLSFSSNNATSFLIDLLTGTTSGPCIEGELWENWKYQRSIINDWLHDSHWEELIGINCCQKTWDDGPFGREKEFYGYENKNRNAMTTDSAARVLEEIMVHIDYQKNDLNLRSFLKRNLNKVVLKNDSLNQIDGFLGAGLPESTHLWSKAGLMSEVRHDCAWWINSQYLQTLLVVFCTGENYSKDTSFLPLIAKEVYEFNKRYIVKD